DNA sequence from the Cucumis melo cultivar AY chromosome 6, USDA_Cmelo_AY_1.0, whole genome shotgun sequence genome:
AAGCAAGAGGCCAACATCTGTTTCACTGTAGAAGGTTGATGCCCAACAACATGTCGAGTGAAACTTCTTCTTGTAAAGAACCTTCTTGATTCCCTGAGAAGAAAGAACAGTAACAGTGATAGTCTCATATAACATAGAAAAGATGGTTCAATTGGGTGCCTGCAGTTGATTGCTACCTGAACGGCATGCACGAAGGAAAAGATATATGCAGCTTTCTCAGAACAAAGTAATACTAGGGACTGTTTTGGCACACTATCCACACCTGGATTACTACCTTTTCCCAGTTCTAAATCATTTGGAATTCCTGATCCTCTGGTTGATGAATCTTGTCCATCTGCAGAGGACCAAAAGAAAGGAGTTCAGTATGATTCTTCTTCTACTTCATCAATGAATGGGAGCCTTAAAAGTTGGAATGTGTGCATTGTGcataaagagagaaagagatcaATTTCTAGGAAGAGGATGCTTCAAGTAAGAATAATCTTACATAAAATCTGCATAAATAGAGCTCTGGAGGGTTTCTTTGGATGAACCATGCTAGCACTTAATGTATTTCCCGTTTCACCATCAAGAGCCAAAATAGAAGAATCCTTTGTCGAAATCATGATAACATTTTTGTCAAAACCCTGAAGACTGCAGCTTTCAAACTGCAAAGAAATGATACCGGTAGATATTTCACTGGTGATACGTTTTTGATATATAAGGTCGGATCCTTGTATGCTGAATAGGGAAACCTGTTGAAAATGATACAAGGGGGCGAATTAAATTTGTTAGTTCTCCTCCAAACATATAGATAATCTACCTAAAAATGAAGTGAAAACAAAACACACGTCCCCTGATATTCTTGAATTTCATAGTTGTTGCCGTGTTAATTTTATCATTCAGAATTTTAGGCGAGTCGGcttaaaaagaaattaacttCAAAAATCAAGATGAGAAATGCAAAATAATAAGATATTAAGCTTACATATCCTCTATCAGATCCAACAGCAACATGATCTGATCTGGGGCTTATGTTGATTGCAAGTATCGAGCCATCAACTTTTACAAGTTTAACACTCTGGATAATATGACTGTTCCGTTTCTTTGTACTTCCTGTGGTACGTCAGATGATCGCTTTCAGAATACATCAATGCAATTTGCACCATGAAAAGCTCAATGCTACTTGAAAAATCATCAAACAAACCAATACAATCTTTTTTAAGTCATGAACTCTAATGGATCTATGGGTGTGTTTTAGATTGATTTTTGAagtatttataaacattttttacACTTATAAACACATTTTTTAAACACTTAAAAAGTCAATCAAAACATGCAATAAGTCTACCTTGGAAAGGCATAAAACTGTTGTCTGCTGCATAAGGTTCTGGTCGAAATTTAAAGACCCGGACCTGAGAAATTCAGTAGCATAACATTAAACCATAAAGAAGCTTACTTTTTACAGTTTTGTAAAATTATTCGAAACTATCACTTCACCATTCCGCTATGATCTCCAGAAACAAGAATCGGAGAACTGCCATCAAACTGCAATGCTGTCACCGGAATACCActtaaagaaaaatcatcttCACTCTGCACtcataagaaaaatatattagTACTTCACAGTAAGAATCTTAAATCTAAACGGTTAACAAATCCCAAATGAGGGCACATATCCTCTCTCATTAGCCAATAGGAAACATActtcaaataaatatttagttgtaaaatttaaaatcttttaACATGGCATGCATGCTACGCATGCCCCAAATGAGGGAAAATATCGTCGCCCATTTAGCCATCggaaatatatatttgaaataaatatacGGTAGTGATGTTTAAAGCCCTTTTGACAGGTCTTTTGTCCAAATCTCCCCTGTGATTAATTTGTGGTCAATAGACCAAATAATGTTTAGAGCTCCTGCGCAGCGCTAAAGTATGTAATTCAGCTCAAGTAGCAGGAATAAACTGGATTATTAACTtaaagctcttgaaaagaaataaaaacatgAAAAGAAACTATAATTTCTCTAGTATTTGAACTCTTTTAACTCagataagaaaaatatttacctGTTGTTGCAATGAATAGATTGGGATGAAAATTGGACACGATGCATCCCAAAAATTTATGCTTCCATCATTATGTCCagatatatataaattttcaaCCTTTGAAAATCCACCAAATTGGACTGAATCCAAATAAGTTACATCCTTGGATTTTGATTCAGAAAGAAAAGGGGAAGGAATGTCTTTTATCCGCTGAATGTAATCCTACAGTGAGACATATTCAGAAATCGCACTCTCTTAGATTACTAGAAGTTAATGTGTAGTGAGGAGTAGAATGCATAAATTAAGCATGAAAAGAATTACGATTCTAGCATACCTCATCTGAAGCATATGGAGAACAAGAAATGTTGGTGAAAAAATTTGCGACAGTTATGTGTGAATCAATGAACGGAATCTTAAGCATAGCCTCTTTTGGAAGTGAGTTTGCCGACCTTGATTGACTTTGTTGTAAGAGATATTTTTCAATCAAGCAATCATCATAAGTGTAAACACAGCCAGATTTTCCAAGCAATAGAAGACAATCTTGCTTGTTCTTGTTGTGATCACTGGAGCTTGAAATGATTTCCATGTCAATGCTAGGTTCAGACAGCTGAAGCCCCAGTTTGATCATGCGAGATTCAATTTGCTCATTCAACAAGACTACCTACCTCCAAATTAACAAAAGGTTAGTTCAGTTTATATTTATGTCCTGCTCAGGCGTGCATTGTACATATAGATGACAAAAGTATATAAGAACAAACAAAACCTCTATGTTGGTATGATATTGTCACTTGGGATATTATCCCTTATGACTTTGCTTTTGATTTCATTCTAAAAGGTCTCATACCAATAGAATTGTCTTCGCTTATACTCTATgaattctttgtggtggaactTTGTTTGCATTCCTCACAAAAATATGCTCTAAAAGTGTTCAGTTACATCAAATTCTAAATTGTAGATTGTAACAACCAAATAATAGTCCGAACAGACCTAGCATAGCATTAATGAATATAACCAGCATGCATATATTAATAGGAAGTAGGAACTGGAATTTGGAATAGAAAGATGACTAACATGCACCTACTAATATAGTCAGCATAAAAAGGTCAAATTTAACTTTACCTTGTTATAAAAAGTTATAAACCCTAAATAGCCTCTAAGGTGATCTGGAAAAGTTTGACATCGATTAAATAACAGAATTATGTTTCAatagtttgaaaagaaaatagattGATAAAACAATTTGCTTCACTGGCAAATAGAAATACTGGGAACAGTTTGCATCATAAACTGCAGTACCTGGAGTGAGTTTGAAGAGGCACCCATAACATACAGTCGACTTGCTTTAGCATCCACATAATTACACCTGAGTGATACTATAGGAATTTTGTCCAACTTATATCCAAGGTTAAGTTTAAATAAAGGACTTGTTCGATTGCTATTTTCTGACAGTGATTCAGCTTTTGGATTATGGCCATGAAGAATAGCCCATATCAAAACATCTCCGTTGCTATACCCGAGAGCAACTTTACTTCCTAAAGGACAAGCCCAACATGCAGAAGTTACCTTCTTTGCTTCTTGATATGGTGATAGCATGGAATTTCCACCCGTGATGAAAATAGATTTAGATTCTTTAATATCCCACAAAGCAATCAAGCCATCACTGAATATTAGAAGCACTCTACAAGAGCAGAAACAAAGATGACAGAGATAACCTTTGATTTTAATAATTCTCCTATTTAATCTTTTAACAAAGTTGTGTTAATCGAGGCCACGGTATTAAGCCTTACCTCTTAAATTCAGAGGTCGGTTGTGGTAGTATGTGGGTCAAAGAAATGTCACTGGTAGCTTCCGCTGGATTTCCTGAACAAGATGGATTGAGTAATTTCAGTCAAGACTAGAGAGGTTACACTGTCAAAGTTGTTGGTGCACGACTACATCAATGCAGAGAGGGAAGAAAGGATAGGGGTCTCACCGCGTGAAGCTGAAACAGGTATGATGTACTTCATTTGTATTATGTTGCAGACACTTTGATCAAGCTTCAAAACCGATACATTACCGAGATAATCTCCAACATAACTGCAAGTTTTAGTAACAGGGATCCTCATAACATACTTCAAGGACAGCGACAAGCCTAGTTTCTCAATGCAGGCAGAACAAACTTACATATATGGAGTCTGTTGCAAGATCGTGAAAGAAGTGATTTCTTGCTCAAAAACATGCACATGTGCCACCAACTTCCTGTCTATATCCCATACCTACACAATCAGGTTTGTCGAGTTAATGTCATATTACACGGGAAACAGATCACAACCAAGTATCATTGACTGCATGAGAATATGACCTAATCGAGTAATTTACTTCGTTGAAATCAGAATTAGTATCCTCAAATGAAATACCTCAATTTCGTTCTTTGAAGTAACATTAAGAAGAAATCCCTGGTTCTCCATGAACTGAAAATGGAAAACCTCAGTATCTTTAGAAGTTAACTTGATAGGAAGCATTTCAAGGGCAAATATTCAACAGAT
Encoded proteins:
- the LOC103490647 gene encoding uncharacterized protein LOC103490647 isoform X1; translation: MLEFLVLRNGPFVHHPLHYLCPPTRLLNIKPENTFDSLKGSEVEPRLAFHNGIPSGSTISAYDSIQKILALSTRDGRIKLFGKDNSQALLESKEAIPSKFLQFMENQGFLLNVTSKNEIEVWDIDRKLVAHVHVFEQEITSFTILQQTPYIYVGDYLGNVSVLKLDQSVCNIIQMKYIIPVSASRGNPAEATSDISLTHILPQPTSEFKRVLLIFSDGLIALWDIKESKSIFITGGNSMLSPYQEAKKVTSACWACPLGSKVALGYSNGDVLIWAILHGHNPKAESLSENSNRTSPLFKLNLGYKLDKIPIVSLRCNYVDAKASRLYVMGASSNSLQVVLLNEQIESRMIKLGLQLSEPSIDMEIISSSSDHNKNKQDCLLLLGKSGCVYTYDDCLIEKYLLQQSQSRSANSLPKEAMLKIPFIDSHITVANFFTNISCSPYASDEDYIQRIKDIPSPFLSESKSKDVTYLDSVQFGGFSKVENLYISGHNDGSINFWDASCPIFIPIYSLQQQSEDDFSLSGIPVTALQFDGSSPILVSGDHSGMVRVFKFRPEPYAADNSFMPFQGSTKKRNSHIIQSVKLVKVDGSILAINISPRSDHVAVGSDRGYVSLFSIQGSDLIYQKRITSEISTGIISLQFESCSLQGFDKNVIMISTKDSSILALDGETGNTLSASMVHPKKPSRALFMQILYGQDSSTRGSGIPNDLELGKGSNPGVDSVPKQSLVLLCSEKAAYIFSFVHAVQGIKKVLYKKKFHSTCCWASTFYSETDVGLLLVFSTGKIEIRSLPELSLLKETSVRGFKYSPPKINSLPESIICSSKDGELLMVNGDQEIFIVSVLCHKKIFRILDSVGHIYRKDYTLSQELTTAHKEKKKGIFTSVFQEIAGNKAKQAPDVEIEDTRESIEELSVILSSSNFHGDVKTAGSDKLVANEDKSALDIDDIDLEDPVEKPKEQSMLASLNKQKLASTFNSFKGKLKQMKKNSAKEEQADWNAAGDNKAAGAVDQIKKKYGFSSAGDTNVAKMTESKLQENVTKLQGINLRATDMQDTAKSFSSMATQLLRTAEHGKKS
- the LOC103490647 gene encoding uncharacterized protein LOC103490647 isoform X3 encodes the protein MENQGFLLNVTSKNEIEVWDIDRKLVAHVHVFEQEITSFTILQQTPYIYVGDYLGNVSVLKLDQSVCNIIQMKYIIPVSASRGNPAEATSDISLTHILPQPTSEFKRVLLIFSDGLIALWDIKESKSIFITGGNSMLSPYQEAKKVTSACWACPLGSKVALGYSNGDVLIWAILHGHNPKAESLSENSNRTSPLFKLNLGYKLDKIPIVSLRCNYVDAKASRLYVMGASSNSLQVVLLNEQIESRMIKLGLQLSEPSIDMEIISSSSDHNKNKQDCLLLLGKSGCVYTYDDCLIEKYLLQQSQSRSANSLPKEAMLKIPFIDSHITVANFFTNISCSPYASDEDYIQRIKDIPSPFLSESKSKDVTYLDSVQFGGFSKVENLYISGHNDGSINFWDASCPIFIPIYSLQQQSEDDFSLSGIPVTALQFDGSSPILVSGDHSGMVRVFKFRPEPYAADNSFMPFQGSTKKRNSHIIQSVKLVKVDGSILAINISPRSDHVAVGSDRGYVSLFSIQGSDLIYQKRITSEISTGIISLQFESCSLQGFDKNVIMISTKDSSILALDGETGNTLSASMVHPKKPSRALFMQILYGQDSSTRGSGIPNDLELGKGSNPGVDSVPKQSLVLLCSEKAAYIFSFVHAVQGIKKVLYKKKFHSTCCWASTFYSETDVGLLLVFSTGKIEIRSLPELSLLKETSVRGFKYSPPKINSLPESIICSSKDGELLMVNGDQEIFIVSVLCHKKIFRILDSVGHIYRKDYTLSQELTTAHKEKKKGIFTSVFQEIAGNKAKQAPDVEIEDTRESIEELSVILSSSNFHGDVKTAGSDKLVANEDKSALDIDDIDLEDPVEKPKEQSMLASLNKQKLASTFNSFKGKLKQMKKNSAKEEQADWNAAGDNKAAGAVDQIKKKYGFSSAGDTNVAKMTESKLQENVTKLQGINLRATDMQDTAKSFSSMATQLLRTAEHGKKS
- the LOC103490647 gene encoding uncharacterized protein LOC103490647 isoform X2, which produces MFVKKLVGKATRKPENTFDSLKGSEVEPRLAFHNGIPSGSTISAYDSIQKILALSTRDGRIKLFGKDNSQALLESKEAIPSKFLQFMENQGFLLNVTSKNEIEVWDIDRKLVAHVHVFEQEITSFTILQQTPYIYVGDYLGNVSVLKLDQSVCNIIQMKYIIPVSASRGNPAEATSDISLTHILPQPTSEFKRVLLIFSDGLIALWDIKESKSIFITGGNSMLSPYQEAKKVTSACWACPLGSKVALGYSNGDVLIWAILHGHNPKAESLSENSNRTSPLFKLNLGYKLDKIPIVSLRCNYVDAKASRLYVMGASSNSLQVVLLNEQIESRMIKLGLQLSEPSIDMEIISSSSDHNKNKQDCLLLLGKSGCVYTYDDCLIEKYLLQQSQSRSANSLPKEAMLKIPFIDSHITVANFFTNISCSPYASDEDYIQRIKDIPSPFLSESKSKDVTYLDSVQFGGFSKVENLYISGHNDGSINFWDASCPIFIPIYSLQQQSEDDFSLSGIPVTALQFDGSSPILVSGDHSGMVRVFKFRPEPYAADNSFMPFQGSTKKRNSHIIQSVKLVKVDGSILAINISPRSDHVAVGSDRGYVSLFSIQGSDLIYQKRITSEISTGIISLQFESCSLQGFDKNVIMISTKDSSILALDGETGNTLSASMVHPKKPSRALFMQILYGQDSSTRGSGIPNDLELGKGSNPGVDSVPKQSLVLLCSEKAAYIFSFVHAVQGIKKVLYKKKFHSTCCWASTFYSETDVGLLLVFSTGKIEIRSLPELSLLKETSVRGFKYSPPKINSLPESIICSSKDGELLMVNGDQEIFIVSVLCHKKIFRILDSVGHIYRKDYTLSQELTTAHKEKKKGIFTSVFQEIAGNKAKQAPDVEIEDTRESIEELSVILSSSNFHGDVKTAGSDKLVANEDKSALDIDDIDLEDPVEKPKEQSMLASLNKQKLASTFNSFKGKLKQMKKNSAKEEQADWNAAGDNKAAGAVDQIKKKYGFSSAGDTNVAKMTESKLQENVTKLQGINLRATDMQDTAKSFSSMATQLLRTAEHGKKS